One genomic segment of Pseudomonas chlororaphis subsp. aurantiaca includes these proteins:
- the nuoG gene encoding NADH-quinone oxidoreductase subunit NuoG, with translation MATIHVDGKALEVDGADNLLQACLSLGLDIPYFCWHPALGSVGACRQCAVKQYTDENDTRGRIVMSCMTPATDNTWISIDDEESKAFRASVVEWLMTNHPHDCPVCEEGGHCHLQDMTVMTGHNERRYRFTKRTHQNQELGPFIAHEMNRCIACYRCVRFYKDYAGGTDLGVFGAHDNVYFGRVEDGTLESEFSGNLTEVCPTGVFTDKTHSERYNRKWDMQFSPSICHGCSSGCNISPGERYGELRRIENRYNGSVNQYFLCDRGRFGYGYVNREDRPRQPLLNDGTKLNLDQALDKAADLLRGRNIVGIGSPRASLESNYALRELVGAEHFYSGIEAAELERIRLVLQVLKSSPLPVPTMRDIEDHDAVFVLGEDLTQTAARMALALRQSVKGKAEEMADAMRVQPWLDAAVKNIGQHALNPLFIASLAETKLDDVAEECVHAAPDDLARIGFAVAHALDASAPAVEGLDTEAQELAKRIADALLAAKRPLIIAGTSLGSKALIEAAANIAKALKLREKNGSISLIVPEANSLGLAMLGGESVDAALQAVIDGKADALVVLENDLYTRTDAAKVDAALNAAKVVIVADHQKTATSDRAHLVLPAASFAEGDGTLVSQEGRAQRFFQVFDPTYMDASILVHEGWRWLHALRSTLLNKPVDWTQLDHVTAACAQSNPQLARIVDAAPSASFRIKGLKLAREPLRYSGRTAMRADISVHEPRTPQDQDTAFSFSMEGYSGSVEPRSQVPFAWSPGWNSPQAWNKFQDEVGGHLRAGDPGTRLIESQGDSLGWFASVPRPFSPAQGTWQAVPFYHLFGSEENSSKAAPVQERIPAAYVSLAKSEADRLGVNDGALLAVNVAGQTLRLPLRINEELGAGLVALPAGLAGIPPAFFGKSVDGLQEAAQ, from the coding sequence ATGGCCACTATCCACGTAGACGGCAAAGCGCTCGAAGTCGATGGGGCGGACAACCTGTTACAGGCATGTCTGTCACTAGGCCTCGACATCCCTTATTTCTGCTGGCACCCCGCTCTCGGTAGCGTCGGTGCCTGTCGCCAGTGCGCGGTCAAGCAGTACACCGACGAGAACGACACCCGTGGTCGTATCGTCATGTCCTGCATGACGCCCGCCACCGACAACACCTGGATCTCCATCGACGATGAAGAATCCAAGGCCTTCCGCGCCAGTGTCGTCGAATGGCTGATGACCAACCACCCGCACGACTGCCCGGTCTGCGAGGAAGGCGGTCACTGCCACCTGCAAGACATGACCGTGATGACCGGCCACAACGAGCGCCGTTATCGCTTCACCAAGCGTACCCACCAGAACCAGGAACTCGGCCCGTTCATCGCTCACGAGATGAACCGTTGCATCGCCTGCTACCGTTGCGTGCGCTTCTACAAGGACTATGCCGGCGGCACCGACCTCGGCGTGTTCGGCGCCCACGACAACGTGTACTTCGGTCGCGTTGAAGACGGCACCCTGGAAAGCGAGTTCTCCGGCAACCTCACCGAGGTCTGCCCGACTGGTGTGTTCACCGACAAGACTCACTCCGAGCGCTACAACCGCAAATGGGACATGCAGTTCTCGCCGAGCATCTGCCATGGCTGCTCCAGCGGTTGCAACATCTCCCCGGGCGAGCGCTACGGCGAACTGCGTCGCATCGAGAACCGCTACAACGGTTCGGTGAACCAGTACTTCCTGTGCGACCGTGGCCGTTTCGGCTATGGCTACGTCAACCGCGAAGACCGTCCACGCCAGCCGCTGCTGAACGACGGCACCAAGCTGAACCTGGACCAGGCGCTGGACAAGGCCGCCGACCTGCTGCGCGGCCGCAATATCGTCGGTATCGGTTCGCCTCGCGCCAGCCTGGAAAGCAACTACGCCCTGCGTGAGCTGGTAGGCGCCGAGCACTTCTACAGCGGTATCGAAGCCGCCGAGCTGGAGCGCATCCGCCTGGTCCTGCAAGTGCTGAAAAGCAGCCCGCTGCCCGTGCCGACCATGCGCGACATCGAAGACCACGACGCGGTATTCGTCCTCGGCGAAGACCTGACCCAGACCGCCGCCCGCATGGCCCTGGCCCTGCGCCAGTCGGTCAAGGGCAAGGCCGAAGAAATGGCCGACGCCATGCGCGTCCAGCCATGGCTCGACGCCGCGGTGAAAAACATCGGCCAGCACGCGCTGAACCCGCTGTTCATCGCCAGCCTGGCTGAAACCAAGCTCGACGACGTTGCCGAGGAGTGTGTACACGCCGCTCCCGACGACCTGGCGCGCATCGGTTTCGCCGTGGCCCACGCCCTGGACGCCAGCGCCCCGGCCGTCGAAGGCCTGGACACCGAAGCCCAGGAACTGGCCAAGCGCATCGCCGACGCCCTTCTCGCGGCCAAGCGTCCACTGATCATCGCTGGCACCTCCCTGGGTTCCAAGGCGCTGATCGAAGCCGCGGCGAACATCGCCAAGGCCCTGAAGCTGCGCGAGAAGAACGGCTCCATCAGCCTGATCGTGCCTGAGGCCAACAGCCTCGGCCTGGCCATGCTCGGTGGCGAATCGGTGGACGCCGCGCTGCAAGCGGTGATCGACGGTAAGGCCGATGCCCTGGTCGTACTGGAAAACGATCTGTACACCCGCACCGACGCCGCCAAGGTCGATGCCGCGCTGAACGCCGCGAAAGTGGTGATCGTCGCCGACCACCAGAAGACCGCCACCAGCGATCGCGCGCACCTGGTTCTGCCAGCAGCCAGCTTCGCCGAGGGCGACGGCACCCTGGTCAGCCAGGAAGGCCGTGCCCAGCGCTTCTTCCAGGTGTTCGATCCAACCTATATGGATGCCAGCATCCTGGTTCACGAAGGCTGGCGCTGGCTGCATGCCCTGCGCTCTACCCTGCTGAACAAGCCGGTGGACTGGACCCAGCTGGACCACGTGACCGCCGCCTGCGCCCAGAGCAACCCGCAACTGGCACGCATCGTCGATGCCGCGCCATCGGCGTCGTTCCGCATCAAGGGCCTGAAGCTGGCTCGCGAACCGCTGCGTTACAGCGGCCGTACCGCCATGCGCGCCGATATCAGCGTGCACGAGCCACGTACCCCGCAGGACCAGGACACCGCGTTCTCCTTCTCCATGGAAGGTTATTCGGGCTCCGTGGAACCGCGCTCCCAGGTGCCGTTCGCCTGGTCGCCGGGCTGGAACTCGCCGCAAGCCTGGAACAAATTCCAGGACGAAGTCGGTGGTCACCTGCGTGCCGGTGATCCGGGCACCCGCCTGATCGAAAGCCAGGGCGACAGCCTCGGCTGGTTCGCCAGCGTGCCGCGCCCCTTCTCCCCTGCCCAGGGCACCTGGCAGGCGGTGCCGTTCTACCACCTGTTCGGCAGCGAAGAGAACTCTTCGAAAGCCGCTCCGGTCCAGGAACGCATCCCGGCCGCCTACGTTTCCCTGGCCAAGTCCGAAGCCGATCGCCTCGGTGTCAACGATGGCGCGCTGCTCGCCGTGAACGTGGCGGGCCAGACCCTGCGTCTGCCGTTGCGCATCAACGAAGAGCTGGGCGCTGGCCTGGTGGCCCTGCCGGCCGGCCTGGCGGGCATTCCACCGGCGTTCTTTGGCAAATCCGTTGACGGTCTGCAGGAGGCAGCGCAATGA
- the nuoH gene encoding NADH-quinone oxidoreductase subunit NuoH has product MTWFTPEVIDVILAVVKALVIMLAVVVAGALLSFVERRLLGWWQDRYGPNRVGPFGMFQIAADMLKMFFKEDWTPPFADKVIFTLAPVVAMSALLIAFAIIPITPTWGVADLNIGLLFFFAMAGLSVYAVLFAGWSSNNKFALLGSLRASAQTVSYEVFMGLALMGIVAQVGSFNMRDIVDYQAQNLWFIIPQFFGFCTFFIAGVAVTHRHPFDQPEAEQELADGYHIEYAGMKWGMFFVGEYIGIILISALLVTLFFGGWHGPFGILPQLSFVWFALKTAFFIMLFILLRASIPRPRYDQVMDFSWKFCLPLTLINLLVTAALVLLNTPAGAVQ; this is encoded by the coding sequence ATGACCTGGTTCACCCCTGAAGTGATCGACGTGATCCTGGCGGTCGTCAAAGCCCTGGTCATCATGCTGGCCGTGGTGGTCGCCGGTGCCCTGCTCAGCTTTGTCGAGCGTCGCCTGCTGGGCTGGTGGCAGGACCGTTACGGTCCGAACCGCGTTGGCCCGTTCGGCATGTTCCAGATCGCCGCCGACATGCTGAAGATGTTCTTCAAGGAAGACTGGACCCCGCCGTTTGCCGACAAGGTGATCTTCACCCTCGCGCCGGTCGTGGCCATGAGCGCCTTGCTGATCGCGTTCGCGATCATCCCGATCACCCCGACCTGGGGCGTGGCGGACCTGAACATCGGCCTGCTGTTCTTCTTCGCCATGGCCGGCCTGTCGGTCTACGCGGTGCTGTTCGCCGGCTGGTCGAGCAACAACAAGTTCGCCCTGCTCGGCAGCCTGCGGGCCTCGGCCCAGACCGTGTCCTATGAAGTGTTCATGGGCCTGGCGCTGATGGGCATCGTGGCCCAGGTCGGTTCGTTCAACATGCGCGACATCGTCGACTACCAGGCGCAGAACCTGTGGTTCATCATTCCGCAGTTCTTCGGCTTCTGTACCTTCTTCATCGCTGGCGTGGCCGTGACTCACCGTCACCCGTTCGACCAGCCGGAAGCGGAACAGGAACTGGCCGACGGTTACCACATTGAATACGCCGGCATGAAATGGGGCATGTTCTTCGTTGGCGAGTACATCGGCATCATCCTGATCTCGGCACTGCTGGTCACTCTGTTCTTCGGTGGCTGGCACGGTCCGTTCGGCATCCTGCCGCAACTGTCCTTCGTCTGGTTCGCCCTGAAGACCGCGTTCTTCATCATGCTGTTCATCCTGCTGCGCGCTTCCATCCCGCGTCCGCGTTATGACCAGGTGATGGACTTCAGCTGGAAATTCTGCCTGCCGCTGACCCTGATCAATTTGCTGGTGACTGCTGCGCTTGTGTTGTTGAACACGCCAGCGGGCGCGGTTCAGTGA
- the nuoI gene encoding NADH-quinone oxidoreductase subunit NuoI, with amino-acid sequence MFKYIGDIVKGTGTQLRSLVMVFGHGFRKRDTLQYPEEPVYLPPRYRGRIVLTRDPDGEERCVACNLCAVACPVGCISLQKAETEDGRWYPDFFRINFSRCIFCGLCEEACPTTAIQLTPDFEMAEFKRQDLVYEKEDLLISGPGKNPDYNFYRVAGMAIAGKPKGSAQNEAEPINVKSLLP; translated from the coding sequence ATGTTCAAATATATTGGCGACATCGTTAAGGGTACTGGTACCCAACTGCGCAGCCTGGTGATGGTCTTCGGCCATGGCTTTCGCAAGCGCGACACCCTGCAATACCCGGAAGAGCCGGTCTACCTGCCGCCCCGCTACCGTGGCCGCATCGTGCTGACCCGCGACCCCGATGGCGAAGAGCGTTGCGTAGCCTGCAACCTGTGCGCCGTGGCGTGCCCGGTGGGTTGCATCTCGCTGCAGAAAGCTGAAACCGAAGACGGTCGCTGGTACCCGGACTTCTTCCGCATCAACTTCTCGCGTTGCATCTTCTGCGGCCTCTGCGAGGAAGCCTGCCCGACCACCGCGATCCAGCTGACCCCGGATTTCGAGATGGCCGAGTTCAAACGTCAGGACCTGGTTTACGAGAAAGAAGATCTGCTGATCTCCGGTCCCGGAAAGAACCCTGATTACAACTTCTATCGTGTTGCAGGTATGGCCATTGCCGGTAAGCCAAAAGGCTCCGCGCAAAACGAAGCCGAGCCGATCAACGTGAAGAGCTTGCTGCCTTAA
- the nuoJ gene encoding NADH-quinone oxidoreductase subunit J, with translation MEFAFYFASGVAVVSTLRVVTNTNPVHALLYLIISLIAVAMTFFSLGAPFAGVLEVIAYAGAIMVLFVFVVMMLNLGPASVQQERIWLKPGIWLGPVVLAALLLVELLYVLFSHQSGTGIGHTTVDAKAVGISLFGPYLLVVELASMLLLAAAVTAFHLGRNEAKE, from the coding sequence ATGGAATTCGCTTTCTATTTCGCGTCAGGTGTCGCCGTTGTCTCCACGCTACGCGTGGTGACCAACACCAACCCTGTGCACGCCCTGCTCTACCTGATCATTTCGCTGATCGCCGTGGCGATGACTTTCTTCAGCCTCGGCGCACCGTTCGCCGGCGTGCTGGAAGTGATCGCCTATGCCGGCGCCATCATGGTGCTCTTCGTGTTCGTGGTGATGATGCTGAACCTGGGCCCCGCCTCGGTTCAGCAGGAACGCATCTGGCTCAAGCCGGGGATCTGGCTCGGGCCGGTGGTGCTCGCCGCCCTGCTGCTGGTGGAACTGCTGTACGTGCTGTTCAGCCACCAGAGCGGTACCGGTATCGGCCACACCACCGTGGACGCCAAGGCCGTGGGCATCAGCCTGTTCGGTCCTTATCTGCTGGTGGTCGAACTCGCCTCGATGCTGCTGCTCGCCGCAGCCGTCACGGCGTTCCACCTGGGCCGCAACGAGGCGAAGGAGTAA
- the nuoK gene encoding NADH-quinone oxidoreductase subunit NuoK translates to MGTIPLEHGMAVAGILFCLGLVGLMVRRNILFVLMSLEVMMNASALAFIVAGSRWAQPDGQVMFILVISLAAAEASIGLAILLQLYRRFHTLDIDAASEMRG, encoded by the coding sequence ATCGGAACTATCCCTCTGGAGCATGGCATGGCCGTTGCCGGCATCCTGTTCTGCCTCGGCCTGGTCGGCCTGATGGTGCGCCGCAACATTCTCTTCGTGCTGATGAGCCTGGAGGTGATGATGAACGCCTCCGCCCTGGCCTTCATCGTCGCCGGTAGCCGCTGGGCGCAGCCGGATGGACAGGTCATGTTCATCCTGGTGATCAGCCTGGCAGCCGCCGAGGCCAGTATTGGCCTGGCGATCCTGTTGCAGCTGTATCGCCGCTTCCACACTCTCGATATCGACGCTGCCAGCGAGATGCGCGGATGA
- the nuoL gene encoding NADH-quinone oxidoreductase subunit L has protein sequence MNLLYLTFLFPLIGFLLLSFSRGRLSENLAALIGVGSVGLSAIVAAYVIWQFNVAPPEGGHYTQVLWQWMTVGDFKPTFALYLDGLSVTMLGVVVGVGFLIHLFASWYMRGEDGYSRFFAYTNLFIASMLFLVLGDDLLFLYFGWEGVGLCSYLLIGFYYSNRNNGNAALKAFIVTRIGDVFMAIGLFILFQQLGTLNIQQLLVAAPAKFQAGDFWIVLATLMLLGGAVGKSAQLPLQTWLADAMAGPTPVSALIHAATMVTAGVYLIARTHGLFALAPDILHLVGVVGGVTLVLAGFAALVQTDIKRILAYSTMSQIGYMFLALGVGAWDGAIFHLMTHAFFKALLFLASGAVIVACHHEQNIFKMGGLWKKLPLAYASFIVGGAALAALPLVTAGFYSKDEILWEAFASGNHGLLYAGLVGAFMTSLYTFRLIFITFHGEAKTEAHAGHGISHWLPLSVLIILSTAVGAMITPPLHGVLPLSVGHAGGEAKHSLELASGAIAIAGILLAALLFLGKRRFVTAIANSGIGRLLSAWWFAAWGFDWIYDKLFVKPYLAISHVLRKDPLDQTIGLIPRLAKGGHNSLSRTETGQLRWYAASMAAGAVLVIGAVVLVAV, from the coding sequence ATGAACCTTCTCTATCTGACTTTCCTGTTCCCCCTGATCGGTTTCCTGCTGCTGTCGTTCTCCCGTGGACGCCTCTCGGAAAACCTCGCCGCCCTGATCGGTGTCGGCTCCGTTGGCCTGTCGGCGATTGTCGCGGCTTATGTGATCTGGCAATTCAACGTCGCCCCGCCGGAAGGTGGCCACTACACCCAGGTGCTGTGGCAGTGGATGACCGTTGGCGACTTCAAGCCAACCTTCGCCCTGTACCTGGACGGCCTGTCCGTGACCATGCTCGGCGTGGTGGTGGGCGTGGGTTTCCTGATCCACCTGTTCGCCTCCTGGTACATGCGCGGTGAAGACGGTTACTCGCGCTTCTTCGCCTATACCAACCTGTTCATCGCCAGCATGCTGTTCCTGGTGCTCGGCGATGACCTGTTGTTCCTGTACTTCGGCTGGGAAGGCGTGGGCCTGTGTTCGTACCTGCTGATCGGTTTCTACTACAGCAACCGCAACAACGGTAACGCGGCACTCAAGGCCTTCATCGTCACCCGCATCGGCGACGTGTTCATGGCCATCGGCCTGTTCATCCTGTTCCAGCAGCTGGGTACGCTGAACATCCAGCAACTGCTGGTCGCGGCGCCTGCGAAATTCCAGGCCGGCGATTTCTGGATCGTCCTGGCGACCCTGATGCTGCTGGGTGGCGCGGTCGGTAAATCCGCCCAGCTGCCGCTGCAGACCTGGCTGGCGGACGCGATGGCCGGTCCTACCCCGGTTTCGGCACTGATCCACGCCGCAACCATGGTGACCGCCGGTGTCTACCTGATCGCCCGTACCCACGGCCTGTTCGCCCTGGCGCCGGACATCCTGCACCTGGTGGGCGTCGTCGGTGGCGTGACCCTGGTGCTGGCCGGCTTCGCCGCGCTGGTACAGACCGACATCAAGCGGATCCTCGCCTACTCGACCATGAGCCAGATCGGCTACATGTTCCTGGCCCTGGGCGTTGGCGCCTGGGACGGCGCGATCTTCCACCTGATGACCCACGCCTTCTTCAAGGCCCTGCTGTTCCTTGCCTCCGGTGCGGTGATCGTTGCCTGCCACCACGAGCAGAACATCTTCAAGATGGGCGGCCTGTGGAAGAAACTGCCGCTGGCCTACGCCAGCTTCATCGTCGGCGGCGCGGCCCTGGCGGCTCTGCCACTGGTCACCGCCGGTTTCTACTCCAAGGACGAGATCCTCTGGGAAGCCTTCGCCAGCGGTAACCACGGCCTGCTGTATGCCGGTCTGGTGGGGGCCTTCATGACCTCGCTGTACACCTTCCGCCTGATCTTCATCACCTTCCACGGTGAAGCCAAGACCGAAGCCCACGCCGGCCACGGCATCAGCCACTGGCTGCCGCTGTCGGTGCTGATCATTCTGTCGACCGCCGTCGGCGCCATGATCACCCCACCGCTGCACGGTGTGCTGCCACTGAGCGTCGGCCATGCCGGCGGTGAAGCCAAGCACAGCCTGGAACTCGCGTCCGGCGCCATCGCCATCGCCGGTATCCTGCTGGCCGCGCTGCTGTTCCTCGGCAAGCGTCGCTTCGTTACCGCCATCGCCAACAGCGGCATCGGCCGCCTCCTCTCGGCCTGGTGGTTCGCTGCCTGGGGCTTCGACTGGATCTACGACAAACTGTTCGTCAAGCCATATCTGGCGATCAGCCATGTACTGCGCAAAGACCCGCTCGACCAGACCATCGGTCTGATCCCGCGCCTGGCCAAAGGGGGCCACAACTCCCTGAGCCGTACGGAAACCGGTCAACTGCGTTGGTACGCCGCCTCGATGGCTGCTGGTGCCGTGCTGGTTATCGGCGCCGTCGTGCTGGTAGCGGTCTGA
- the nuoM gene encoding NADH-quinone oxidoreductase subunit M has translation MILPWLILIPFIGGLLCWMGERFGATLPRWIALITMSLLLTLGLWLWAHGDYSLAPAPGADPTWTLEFKHVWIERFGINVHLALDGLSLLMILLTGLLGVLSVLCSWKEIQRHVGFFHLNLMWILGGVVGVFLALDLFMFFFFWEMMLVPMYFLIALWGHSSSDGKKTRIYAATKFFIFTQASGLIMLVAILGLVLVNFNDTGVITFNYADLLKTKMSTTTEYVLMLGFFIAFAVKLPVVPFHSWLPDAHAQAPTAGSVDLAGILLKTAAYGLLRFALPLFPNASAEFAPIAMTLGLIGIFYGAFLAFAQTDIKRLVAFSSVSHMGFVLIGIYSGSQLGLQGAVIQMLAHGLSAAALFILCGQLYERTHTRDMREMGGLWSKIAYLPAISLFFAAASLGLPATGNFVGEFLILIGTFASAPWVTVLATSGLVFGSVYSLIMIHRAYFGPAKSDAVLHGMDARELIMVVGLAALLIYIGIYPQPFLDTSAATMSGVQQWLGTAFTQLASAR, from the coding sequence ATGATTCTGCCTTGGCTAATCCTGATCCCCTTCATCGGCGGCCTGCTGTGCTGGATGGGTGAGCGCTTCGGCGCCACCCTCCCCCGCTGGATTGCGCTGATCACCATGTCCCTGCTGCTCACCCTCGGCCTCTGGCTGTGGGCCCACGGCGACTATTCACTCGCTCCGGCGCCTGGCGCCGATCCGACCTGGACCCTGGAGTTCAAGCACGTCTGGATCGAGCGCTTCGGCATCAACGTGCACCTGGCCCTCGACGGCCTGTCGCTGTTGATGATCCTGCTGACCGGCCTCCTGGGCGTGCTTTCCGTCCTCTGCTCCTGGAAAGAGATCCAGCGTCACGTGGGCTTCTTCCACCTGAACCTGATGTGGATCCTGGGCGGTGTCGTCGGCGTGTTCCTCGCCCTCGACCTGTTCATGTTCTTCTTCTTCTGGGAAATGATGCTGGTGCCGATGTACTTCCTCATCGCGCTCTGGGGTCACAGTTCTTCGGACGGCAAGAAAACCCGGATCTATGCCGCGACCAAGTTCTTCATCTTCACTCAGGCTTCCGGCCTGATCATGCTGGTGGCGATCCTCGGTCTGGTGCTGGTCAACTTCAACGACACCGGCGTGATTACCTTCAACTACGCCGACCTGTTGAAGACCAAGATGTCGACCACCACCGAGTACGTACTGATGCTCGGCTTCTTCATCGCCTTCGCGGTGAAGCTGCCAGTGGTGCCGTTCCACTCCTGGCTGCCTGATGCCCACGCCCAGGCGCCGACTGCGGGTTCCGTGGACCTGGCGGGGATCCTGCTGAAGACCGCGGCCTATGGCCTGTTGCGTTTCGCCCTGCCGCTGTTCCCGAACGCCTCGGCCGAGTTCGCGCCGATCGCCATGACCCTGGGTCTGATCGGGATCTTCTATGGTGCCTTCCTGGCCTTCGCCCAGACCGACATCAAGCGCCTGGTGGCATTCTCCAGCGTTTCGCACATGGGCTTCGTGCTGATCGGCATCTACTCCGGCAGCCAGCTGGGCCTGCAGGGCGCGGTGATCCAGATGCTGGCCCACGGTCTGTCGGCGGCGGCACTCTTTATCCTGTGCGGCCAGCTGTACGAACGCACCCACACCCGCGACATGCGTGAAATGGGTGGCCTGTGGTCGAAGATCGCCTACCTGCCAGCCATCAGCCTGTTCTTCGCAGCAGCCTCGCTGGGCTTGCCGGCAACCGGTAACTTCGTCGGCGAATTCCTGATCCTGATCGGTACCTTCGCCAGCGCGCCATGGGTCACCGTGCTCGCGACTTCCGGCCTGGTGTTCGGTTCGGTCTACTCGCTGATCATGATTCACCGCGCCTACTTCGGCCCGGCCAAGTCGGACGCGGTCCTGCACGGCATGGACGCTCGCGAACTGATCATGGTGGTCGGACTGGCGGCGCTGCTGATCTACATCGGCATCTACCCGCAACCGTTCCTCGATACCTCTGCCGCCACGATGAGTGGCGTGCAGCAATGGCTCGGCACCGCCTTCACTCAACTCGCTTCGGCCCGGTAA
- the nuoN gene encoding NADH-quinone oxidoreductase subunit NuoN, with protein sequence MDFTIQHFIALAPLLITSLTIIVVMLAIAWRRNHSQTFLLSVAGLNLALLSILPALKVTPLAVTPLLQIDQFACLYMALILVATLACVTLAHAYLGDGGTGYPGNREELYLLILMAAAGGLVLVSAQHLAGLFIGLELLSVPVYGLVAYAFFNKRSLEAGIKYMVLSAAGSAFLLFGMALLYAEAGSLSFNGIGQALAATGLPSPLAQLGLGMMLIGLAFKLSLVPFHLWTPDVYEGAPAPVAAFLATASKVAVFAVMVRLFQISPVASSGVLNTVLTLIAIASILFGNLLALTQSNLKRLLGYSSIAHFGYLLIALVASKGLAMEAIGVYLVTYVITSLGAFGVITLMSSPYKGRDADALYEYRGLFWRRPYLTAVLTVMMLSLAGIPLTAGFIGKFYIIATGVEAHQWWLVGSLVLGSAIGVFYYLRVMVTLYLIEPNLRRVDAQLHWEQKAGGVMLLAIAVLAFFLGVYPQPLLTLVQQSGLAG encoded by the coding sequence ATGGACTTTACGATTCAACACTTTATCGCGCTTGCGCCGCTGTTGATCACCAGCCTCACCATCATTGTGGTGATGCTGGCTATCGCCTGGCGTCGCAACCATTCGCAAACCTTCCTGCTGTCGGTCGCCGGTCTGAACCTGGCGTTGCTGTCGATCCTGCCAGCCCTGAAAGTCACCCCTCTGGCGGTGACTCCATTGCTGCAGATCGACCAGTTCGCCTGCCTGTACATGGCGCTGATCCTGGTGGCCACCCTGGCCTGCGTCACCCTCGCCCATGCCTACCTGGGCGACGGCGGCACCGGCTACCCGGGCAACCGCGAAGAGCTGTACCTGCTGATCCTGATGGCCGCAGCCGGTGGCCTGGTCCTGGTCAGCGCGCAACACCTGGCCGGCTTGTTCATCGGCCTGGAGCTGCTCTCGGTACCGGTCTACGGCCTGGTGGCTTATGCCTTCTTCAACAAGCGTTCGCTGGAAGCCGGCATCAAGTACATGGTGCTGTCGGCCGCCGGTTCCGCGTTCCTGCTGTTCGGCATGGCCCTGCTCTACGCCGAAGCCGGCAGCCTGAGCTTCAACGGCATCGGTCAGGCCCTGGCCGCGACCGGCCTGCCTAGTCCGCTGGCCCAACTGGGCCTGGGCATGATGCTGATTGGCCTGGCGTTCAAGCTGTCGCTGGTCCCCTTCCACCTGTGGACCCCGGACGTCTACGAAGGGGCCCCGGCGCCTGTGGCGGCCTTCCTGGCCACCGCGAGCAAGGTGGCGGTGTTCGCGGTGATGGTGCGTCTGTTCCAGATCTCGCCGGTGGCCAGCAGCGGTGTCCTGAACACCGTGCTGACCCTGATCGCGATTGCCTCGATCCTGTTCGGTAACCTGCTGGCGCTGACCCAGAGCAACCTCAAGCGTCTGCTGGGTTACTCGTCCATCGCCCACTTCGGTTACCTGCTGATCGCCCTGGTGGCGAGCAAGGGCCTGGCGATGGAAGCCATCGGCGTCTACCTGGTCACCTACGTGATCACCAGCCTCGGCGCCTTCGGTGTGATCACCCTGATGTCCTCGCCTTACAAGGGGCGCGACGCGGATGCCCTGTACGAATACCGCGGCCTGTTCTGGCGCCGTCCGTACCTGACCGCCGTACTGACCGTGATGATGCTGTCCCTGGCCGGTATCCCGCTGACCGCGGGCTTCATCGGCAAGTTCTACATCATCGCCACCGGTGTCGAAGCGCACCAATGGTGGCTGGTCGGTTCCCTGGTCCTGGGCAGCGCCATCGGCGTGTTCTACTACCTGCGCGTCATGGTCACCCTGTACCTGATCGAGCCGAACCTGCGCCGCGTCGACGCCCAGTTGCACTGGGAACAGAAAGCTGGCGGCGTGATGCTGCTGGCCATCGCGGTCCTGGCGTTCTTCCTCGGCGTCTACCCACAACCGCTGCTGACCCTGGTCCAGCAATCCGGTCTGGCGGGCTGA
- a CDS encoding toxin, whose product MRNALTSRSIQSKIYADYVQNMDALFIELPPFQRHRQGHLDDELFRSLQLELLKAPEAGDLIEGTGDLRKIRFVDEHRHKGKRGGIRVIYYWWSGGAQFWLFTLYAKNEQNDLTLHQKKLLKQLLNREVDARTHHET is encoded by the coding sequence ATGCGCAACGCCTTGACCTCTCGATCCATTCAATCAAAAATATACGCAGATTACGTACAGAACATGGACGCGCTTTTTATTGAGTTACCCCCGTTCCAACGCCATCGACAGGGCCACCTGGACGACGAGCTTTTTCGTAGCCTGCAGCTTGAATTGCTGAAAGCCCCCGAAGCCGGAGATCTCATCGAGGGAACCGGTGACTTGCGCAAGATCCGCTTTGTCGATGAGCACCGGCACAAGGGCAAACGCGGCGGGATCCGGGTGATTTATTACTGGTGGTCCGGAGGCGCCCAATTCTGGCTCTTCACCCTTTACGCAAAGAACGAGCAGAACGACCTGACACTCCATCAGAAAAAACTGCTCAAGCAACTGCTGAACAGAGAAGTCGACGCGAGAACCCATCATGAAACGTGA